A genomic segment from Amycolatopsis camponoti encodes:
- a CDS encoding TetR/AcrR family transcriptional regulator, which yields MPKVVDHDARRREIIGVVWRLVAEEGIQSVTTRRIAEAAGFANGALLYYFPNKDAVLTAAFQHIFDSTNTRADKAEGDRHGLSGLRTLCLEIMPLDDERLTEARLAITFWQQALNSPEKAEMHAGFMNRWRVEMRALLAEATADGEIGELPSIDAVVDELLSMLMGLQILGVLSPREATPERQLGQLDEFFARLRR from the coding sequence GTGCCCAAGGTTGTCGATCACGACGCGCGCCGCCGGGAGATCATCGGGGTGGTGTGGCGGCTCGTCGCCGAGGAAGGCATCCAGTCGGTGACCACCCGGCGGATCGCCGAAGCGGCCGGCTTCGCGAACGGGGCGCTGCTCTACTACTTCCCGAACAAGGACGCCGTCCTCACCGCCGCCTTCCAGCACATCTTCGACTCGACGAACACCCGCGCCGACAAGGCGGAGGGGGATCGCCACGGCTTGAGCGGGCTCCGGACGCTGTGCCTGGAGATCATGCCGCTGGACGACGAGCGCCTCACCGAAGCGCGGCTGGCGATCACGTTCTGGCAGCAGGCGCTGAACTCCCCCGAAAAGGCCGAGATGCACGCGGGCTTCATGAACCGCTGGCGGGTGGAGATGCGCGCTCTCCTGGCGGAGGCGACGGCCGACGGCGAGATCGGCGAGCTGCCGAGCATCGACGCCGTCGTGGACGAGCTGCTCTCGATGCTCATGGGCCTGCAGATCCTCGGCGTCCTCTCGCCGCGGGAAGCGACGCCGGAGCGGCAGCTCGGTCAGCTCGACGAGTTCTTCGCCCGGCTCCGCCGCTGA
- a CDS encoding FAD-dependent oxidoreductase translates to MKIAIVGAGPGGLALARVLHVHGVEAVVYERESSRDARGQGGMLDIHSGQQALREAGLMAEFLAIARGEGQDMRLLEPDGTLLLQEDTPDDAPLVRPEVDRADLRDLLLDSLPEGVVRWGRAFESAGDGLLHFADGSSAEYDLLVGADGAQSRVRALVTDARPAHIGQNAVEVGIPDIDRTHPELAAMVGRGTYWVLGDGKSLAAQRNGDGRVRIGVSFYHTGEDWFATSGIPFDDPAAARARLIELLPGWHPRITALIEACDDTVVPRSFFTLPVGLTWPSRPDVTVLGDAAHLMPAVGEGVNMALLDGARLGLALAAHPDDFPAAVEEYESEMFERTAAVARKSADMKEMLMSPDAARRLLAFFQPG, encoded by the coding sequence ATGAAGATCGCCATCGTCGGAGCCGGGCCGGGCGGCCTGGCCCTCGCCCGGGTGCTGCACGTCCACGGCGTCGAGGCCGTCGTGTACGAGCGGGAGTCCTCCCGCGACGCGCGCGGCCAGGGCGGCATGCTCGACATCCACTCCGGGCAACAGGCGCTGCGCGAGGCCGGCCTGATGGCGGAATTCCTCGCGATCGCCCGCGGGGAAGGCCAGGACATGCGCCTGCTCGAGCCGGACGGCACCCTGCTGCTGCAGGAGGACACGCCCGACGACGCCCCGCTCGTCCGGCCCGAGGTCGACCGCGCCGATCTGCGCGACCTGCTGCTGGACTCCCTCCCCGAGGGCGTGGTGCGCTGGGGGCGCGCGTTCGAATCCGCCGGAGACGGCCTGCTGCACTTCGCGGACGGCAGCAGCGCGGAGTACGACCTGCTGGTCGGCGCGGACGGCGCGCAGTCCCGGGTCCGCGCGCTGGTCACCGACGCCCGCCCCGCGCACATCGGCCAGAACGCCGTCGAGGTCGGCATTCCCGACATCGACCGCACGCACCCCGAGCTCGCGGCGATGGTCGGGCGCGGCACCTACTGGGTGCTCGGCGACGGGAAGTCCCTGGCGGCACAACGCAACGGCGACGGCCGCGTCCGCATCGGCGTCAGCTTCTACCACACCGGCGAGGACTGGTTCGCCACCAGCGGGATCCCGTTCGACGACCCGGCCGCCGCCCGCGCGCGGCTGATCGAGCTGCTCCCCGGCTGGCACCCGCGGATCACCGCGCTGATCGAAGCCTGCGACGACACGGTCGTGCCGCGGTCGTTCTTCACCCTCCCGGTCGGCCTGACCTGGCCGTCGCGGCCGGACGTCACGGTGCTCGGCGACGCCGCGCACCTGATGCCGGCGGTGGGCGAGGGCGTCAACATGGCCCTGCTCGACGGCGCCCGGCTCGGTCTCGCGCTGGCCGCGCACCCGGACGACTTCCCCGCCGCCGTCGAGGAATACGAAAGCGAAATGTTCGAACGCACCGCCGCCGTCGCCCGGAAGTCCGCGGACATGAAGGAAATGCTGATGTCTCCGGACGCCGCCCGGAGACTGCTCGCGTTCTTCCAGCCGGGCTGA
- a CDS encoding STAS domain-containing protein: MIRTAGATIVAAAGDLDLAVTDVLEALLDRELRRRPPALVVDTAAVTFCAARVLTILVDATADAVLRGVPFALAGRNRVLLRPIELLGLGRVLPIHRDTGEALSWLAAVPLLTDR; the protein is encoded by the coding sequence GTGATCAGGACCGCCGGGGCGACGATCGTCGCGGCGGCGGGTGATCTCGACCTCGCCGTCACGGACGTCCTCGAGGCGCTGCTGGACCGGGAGCTCCGGCGGCGACCGCCGGCCCTGGTGGTCGACACCGCGGCGGTGACCTTCTGCGCGGCGCGGGTGCTGACGATCCTGGTGGACGCGACCGCCGACGCCGTGCTGCGCGGGGTGCCGTTCGCGCTCGCCGGCCGGAACCGGGTACTGCTGCGGCCGATCGAGCTGCTCGGGCTGGGCCGGGTGCTGCCGATCCACCGGGACACGGGGGAAGCGCTTTCGTGGCTGGCCGCGGTTCCGCTGCTGACCGACCGCTGA
- a CDS encoding cytochrome P450 family protein — translation MTSGNVLRLDVNGQDVHEEGRLLRSEGSAGLVELPGGVPAWAVADAATLRKLLTDPRVSKDPRAHWTALREGRIGEDWPLLIWVSVRNMFTTYGADHRRLRALVSKAFTPRQVDAMRPEIEQITTGLLDRLEHSGASGEPVDLREEFAYPLPVEVICRLFGVPVDRRAAMRSVVDTIFDTTVTAEQAQANSHELYELMRGLVADKTANPADDLTSALITARSEDATRLDADELVDTLILMLTAGHETTVNLLDHAVTALLTHPEQLAAVLRGDHSWADVIEETLRWQAPVPYLPLRYAVEDIALDDGTIIAKGEAILAAYAAAGRDPAEHGATAGRFDLSREDKQHLAFGHGVHFCMGAPLARLEAAIALPALFARFPGLRLAVDPAELATVPSFLSNGHTAIPAVLGGGA, via the coding sequence ATGACCAGCGGCAACGTCTTGCGGCTCGACGTGAACGGCCAGGACGTGCACGAAGAAGGCCGGCTCCTGCGCTCCGAGGGCTCGGCCGGGCTCGTGGAACTGCCCGGCGGCGTCCCGGCGTGGGCGGTCGCGGACGCGGCCACGCTGCGCAAGCTCCTCACCGACCCCCGGGTGTCGAAGGATCCCCGCGCGCACTGGACCGCGTTGCGCGAAGGGCGGATCGGCGAGGACTGGCCGCTGCTGATCTGGGTGTCGGTGCGCAACATGTTCACCACCTACGGCGCCGACCACCGGCGGCTGCGGGCCTTGGTGTCCAAGGCGTTCACCCCGCGTCAGGTCGACGCCATGCGGCCGGAGATCGAGCAGATCACGACCGGGCTGCTCGACCGGCTCGAGCACTCGGGCGCGAGCGGCGAGCCCGTCGACCTGCGCGAGGAGTTCGCCTACCCGCTGCCGGTCGAGGTGATCTGCCGGCTCTTCGGCGTGCCGGTCGACCGCCGGGCCGCGATGCGCTCGGTCGTCGACACCATCTTCGACACCACCGTCACCGCCGAGCAGGCGCAGGCGAACTCGCACGAGCTGTACGAGCTCATGCGCGGCCTGGTCGCCGACAAGACCGCGAACCCCGCCGACGACCTGACCAGCGCCCTGATCACCGCACGGTCGGAGGACGCGACCCGGCTCGACGCCGACGAGCTGGTCGACACCCTCATCCTCATGCTCACGGCGGGGCACGAGACGACGGTCAACCTGCTCGACCACGCGGTCACCGCCCTGCTGACCCATCCCGAGCAGCTCGCCGCCGTCCTGCGCGGTGACCACAGCTGGGCCGACGTCATCGAGGAAACGCTGCGCTGGCAGGCCCCCGTCCCGTACCTGCCGCTGCGGTACGCGGTCGAGGACATCGCCCTGGACGACGGCACGATCATCGCCAAGGGGGAGGCGATCCTCGCGGCGTACGCGGCGGCCGGCCGCGACCCGGCCGAGCACGGCGCGACGGCCGGCCGGTTCGACCTGTCCCGCGAAGACAAGCAGCACCTGGCCTTCGGGCACGGGGTGCACTTCTGCATGGGTGCCCCGCTCGCCCGCCTCGAGGCCGCGATCGCCCTGCCCGCGCTGTTCGCCCGGTTCCCCGGGCTCCGGCTGGCCGTGGACCCGGCGGAGCTGGCCACCGTCCCGTCGTTCCTGTCCAACGGCCACACGGCGATCCCGGCGGTGCTCGGCGGGGGAGCCTGA
- a CDS encoding TetR/AcrR family transcriptional regulator, with amino-acid sequence MLVWERPEPPERPVPTPLSRERIVRTAIRLADADGLEAVSLRKVAAALDVGPMRLYGYIATKEELLDLMVDAVYAEIRPSGDGWREVLTSVAELTRRAAHRHEWLADLIGGRPQLGPNALARGEAVLAALDGVDLDLVMPVVGAVDAYVIGTVRREIAERRAERASGMDQRQWQAASGPYLVRMFATGRFPALETVIRDAAHLDADETFRIGLGFLLDGIGAGIPS; translated from the coding sequence ATGTTGGTGTGGGAACGGCCGGAGCCGCCGGAACGACCGGTGCCGACCCCGCTGAGCAGGGAGCGGATCGTCCGGACGGCGATCCGGCTGGCGGACGCGGACGGCCTCGAAGCGGTGTCGCTGCGCAAGGTCGCCGCCGCGCTGGACGTCGGGCCGATGCGGCTGTACGGCTACATCGCCACGAAGGAGGAGCTGCTCGACCTGATGGTCGACGCGGTCTACGCCGAGATCCGCCCGTCCGGGGACGGCTGGCGGGAGGTGCTGACCTCCGTCGCCGAGCTGACCCGGCGCGCCGCGCACCGGCACGAGTGGCTGGCCGACCTGATCGGCGGGCGGCCCCAGCTCGGGCCGAACGCGCTGGCCAGGGGCGAGGCCGTGCTGGCCGCGCTCGACGGCGTCGACCTGGACCTGGTCATGCCGGTGGTCGGCGCGGTCGACGCGTACGTGATCGGCACCGTGCGCCGCGAGATCGCCGAACGCCGCGCCGAACGCGCGTCCGGGATGGACCAGCGGCAGTGGCAGGCCGCCTCCGGCCCGTACCTGGTGCGGATGTTCGCGACCGGCCGGTTCCCCGCGCTGGAGACCGTCATCCGCGACGCCGCCCACCTGGACGCCGACGAGACCTTCCGGATCGGCCTCGGCTTCCTCCTCGACGGGATCGGCGCCGGCATCCCGAGCTGA
- a CDS encoding fused response regulator/phosphatase encodes MPDPAATILIVDDMEASRYLAGSWLRRHGYHVVEAGTGGAGLDAVAEHRPDLVLLDVNLPDVSGIEVCERIKADPATSAIPVIHMSATAIEPDDRTHGLNRGADAYLVEPVDPAELVAVVESALRYHRARAVAERLAHRLTKLTEATLAINSATTFDGFLAAVAAGAAAIFAAPAAALATTPQGAVRTASAAEDHRAATGTEPAVLDHLTASLLQPHVRTTVSSGHELAWRPGRSSTIMLARARPGADVVCVAVDDEVAATDQDRDVLTQLGQVSALAADALRTLSRERDLAVALQRSLLPRSLPSSRQLPMAARYLPASRHTEIGGDFYEVTELDGRLLIAVGDVSGHSLQAALVMGEVRHALRAYAVEGHGLVEILDRLDAVVSRFHPDGLTTACLMLVDPATGATEVACAGHIPPLLADAGGTRFMEIRGPLLGVGLPRPAATKIDLPVGTLALLITDGLIERSGTDLDAGMAALAGAVTHDADLEALCDKLLDEFGRDAQDDIALLAFRRDA; translated from the coding sequence GCGGTCGCCGAGCACCGGCCGGACCTCGTCCTGCTCGACGTCAACCTCCCCGACGTCAGCGGGATCGAGGTCTGCGAGCGGATCAAGGCGGACCCGGCGACCTCGGCGATCCCGGTGATCCACATGTCCGCCACGGCCATCGAGCCGGACGACCGGACCCACGGGCTCAACCGCGGCGCCGACGCCTACCTCGTCGAACCGGTGGACCCGGCCGAGCTGGTCGCGGTGGTCGAGTCGGCGCTGCGCTACCACCGCGCCCGCGCCGTGGCCGAGCGGCTGGCCCACCGGCTCACGAAGCTGACCGAAGCCACGCTCGCCATCAACTCCGCGACGACGTTCGACGGCTTCCTGGCGGCGGTCGCCGCGGGCGCGGCGGCGATCTTCGCGGCCCCGGCGGCGGCCCTGGCGACAACGCCGCAGGGCGCGGTGCGCACCGCGAGCGCCGCCGAAGACCACCGGGCGGCCACCGGCACCGAGCCTGCCGTCCTCGACCACCTGACCGCGTCGCTGCTGCAGCCCCACGTGCGCACGACCGTCAGCAGCGGCCACGAGCTCGCGTGGCGTCCCGGGCGCAGCTCCACGATCATGCTGGCCCGGGCGCGCCCCGGTGCCGACGTCGTGTGCGTCGCGGTCGACGACGAGGTGGCGGCCACCGACCAGGACCGGGACGTCCTGACCCAGCTCGGCCAGGTGAGCGCCCTGGCCGCCGACGCCCTGCGCACGCTGTCCCGGGAGCGCGATCTGGCCGTCGCGCTGCAGCGGAGCCTCCTGCCGCGCAGCCTGCCGAGCAGCCGGCAGCTGCCGATGGCGGCCCGCTACCTCCCGGCGTCGCGCCACACGGAGATCGGCGGCGACTTCTACGAGGTGACCGAGCTCGACGGGCGGCTGCTCATCGCGGTGGGCGACGTCTCGGGCCACTCGCTCCAGGCGGCGCTGGTGATGGGCGAGGTGCGGCACGCGTTGCGCGCCTACGCGGTCGAAGGGCACGGCCTGGTGGAGATCCTCGACCGCCTCGACGCGGTGGTGAGCCGCTTCCACCCCGACGGCCTCACGACGGCGTGCCTGATGCTGGTGGATCCCGCGACCGGCGCGACGGAGGTGGCCTGCGCCGGCCACATCCCGCCGCTGCTGGCCGACGCCGGTGGAACGCGCTTCATGGAGATCCGCGGGCCGCTGCTCGGTGTGGGCCTGCCCCGCCCGGCGGCGACGAAGATCGACCTCCCGGTCGGCACCCTCGCACTGTTGATCACCGACGGGCTCATCGAGCGATCCGGCACCGACCTCGACGCGGGAATGGCCGCACTGGCCGGCGCGGTCACGCACGACGCGGATCTGGAGGCGTTGTGCGACAAGCTGCTCGACGAGTTCGGCCGCGACGCCCAGGACGACATCGCCCTGCTCGCCTTCCGGCGCGACGCCTGA